The nucleotide sequence GATTGGCCTTTCACCCCTACCCACAGGTCATCCCAAGACTTTTCAACGTCAACGGGTTCGGTCCTCCACTGTGTGTTACCACAGCTTCAACCTGCCCATGGGTAGATCACACGGTTTCGCGTCTACTACTACTGACTATGGCGCCCTGTTCAGACTCGCTTTCGCTACGGATCCGCACCTGAAGTGCTTAACCTTGCCAGTAAAAGTAACTCGTAGGCTCATTATGCAAAAGGCACGCCGTCATCCCGCCGAGGCGGGACTCCGACCGCTTGTAGGCGTATGGTTTCAGGATCTTTTTCACTCCCTTGTTCAGGGTTCTTTTCACCTTTCCCTCACGGTACTGGTTCACTATCGGTCTCTCAGGAGTATTTAGTCTTGGCGGATGGTCCCGCCGGATTCACACAGGGTTTCACGTGCCCCGCGCTACTCAGGATACCACTATGGATAACGTCCTTTGCCTGTACCGGGCTATCACCGTCTACGGCCCCTCTTTCCAAAGGGTTCCAGTTCATCGCGCATCCAATATCGTGGTCCTACAACCCCACAAATGCCGAAACAGTTATGGTTTGGACTAATCCGCTTTCGCTCGCCACTACTCACGGAATCACTTTTGTTTTCTCCTCCTCCGGCTACTTAGATGTTTCAGTTCACCGGGTTTGCCTCCCTTACGGGATACCATACCTTCAATATGGTGGGTTGCCCCATTCGGATACCTGCGGATCATATCGTATGTGCCGATCCCCGCAGCTTTTCGCAGCTTATCGCGTCCTTCTTCGCCTCTGAGAGCCTAGGCATTCCCCATACGCCCTTATCCAGCTTGTCGCCAGACCTTTATGTTATTCGCGGGCCCAAATTCCGCGGCAGCGTCCTAAGGGCCCTCTCTCGTATTCTTGTACTTTACTTTACTTTTGTGTTTCTTTTTCAGCGTACGCAAAGACCTGAATCTTTTGCGCACCCTGTCCCAATATGTCAATGAACGTTTATCAGTCCGCAGTAACGGTATCCAGACAGCAGTACAAAACTGCTTACTGTAAACCGATTTCTGTTTACTGTTTTGTGGAGAATATCGGAGTCGAACCGATGACCTCCTGCGTGCAAGGCAGGCGCTCTAGCCAGCTGAGCTAATCCCCCGTTTTCCTATAAGTCGGCAGTTGCCAGTCAATAGTCGGCAGGTTTCCCAACTTCTAGAATTTCCAATACTTCAATCTTAATGAACGTTTCAAAACTTTAAACTTTTAAACTTAAAACCTTGAACTTGCAGCATCGCTGCATCGTAGTCTCAGGCAGACTCGAACTGCCGACCTCTACATTATCAGTGTAGCGCTCTAACCAGCTGAGCTATGAGACTCACTATAGTTTTTTATGTTGTAAAAACAGAAATCGAAAAAACGGGCCCTTGAAAAAGCCGACATGGGCAAATTCTCTAGAAAGGAGGTGTTCCAGCCGCACCTTCCGGTACGGCTACCTTGTTACGACTTAGCCCTAGTTACCGATCTTGCCCTAGGCCGCTCCTTGCGGTGACGGACTTCAGGCACTCCCGGCTTCCATGGCTTGACGGGCGGTGTGTACAAGGCCCGGGAACGTATTCACCGGATCATGGCTGATATCCGATTACTAGCGATTCCAGCTTCACGGGGTCGAGTTGCAGACCCCGATCCGAACTGTGACCGGTTTTATAGATTCGCTCCTGGTTGCCCAGTGGCTGCTCTCTGTACCGGCCATTGTAGCACGTGTGTGGCCCAGGACGTAAGGGCCGTGATGATTTGACGTCATCCCCACCTTCCTCGCGGTTTGCACCGGCAGTCCCGTTAGAGTCCCCATCTTTACATGCTGGCAACTAACGGCAGGGGTTGCGCTCGTTATAGGACTTAACCTGACACCTCACGGCACGAGCTGACGACAACCATGCAGCACCTTGTGATCTGCCCGAAGGAGGCTCTATCTCTAAAGCTGTCAGACCACATTTAAGCCCTGGTAAGGTTCCTCGCGTATCATCGAATTAAACCACATGCTCCACCGCTTGTGCGGGCCCCCGTCAATTCCTTTGAGTTTCATCCTTGCGGACGTACTCCCCAGGTGGGATACTTATCACTTTCGCTTGGCCGCCCAGATTTGCATCCGGACAGCTAGTATCCATCGTTTACGGCGTGGACTACCAGGGTATCTAATCCTGTTCGCTCCCCACGCTTTCGTCCATCAGCGTCAGTATATGGTTAGTAACCTGCCTTCGCAATCGGTATTCTATGTAATATCTATGCATTTCACCGCTACACTACATATTCTAGTTACTTCACCATAACTCAAGACCACCAGTATCAAGGGCAATTCTACGGTTGAGCCGCAGACTTTCACCCCTGACTTAATGGCCCGCCTACGGACCCTTTAAACCCAATGATTCCGGATAACGCTCGGATCCTCCGTATTACCGCGGCTGCTGGCACGGAGTTAGCCGATCCTTATTCTTACGGTACCGTCAGAGGGGCACACGTGCCCCTTGTTCTTCCCGTACAAAAGCAGTTTACAATCCATAGGACCGTCTTCCTGCACGCGGCATGGCTGGATCAGGCTCCCGCCCATTGTCCAATATTCCTCACTGCTGCCTCCCGTAGGAGTCTGGTCCGTGTCTCAGTACCAGTGTGGGGGATCCCCCTCTCAGGGCCCCTACCCATCGCTGCCTTGGTAAGCCGTTACCTTACCAACTAACTAATGGGACGCATAGTCATCCTGTACCGTAGCCTTTAATGTACAAGCGATGCCGCTAATACATACCATGGGGCATTAATCCAAATTTCTCTGGGCTATTCCCCAGTACAGGGCAGATTCTATACGCGTTGCGCACCCGTGCGCCGGTCGCCGGCGGATAAGCAAGCTTATCCCCGCTGCCCCTCGACTTGCATGTGTTAGGCCTGCCGCTAGCGTTCATCCTGAGCCAGGATCAAACTCTTCATCGTTGATTCTTATATAACTTCGATCAACCCATAAAGGCATTTTTCCCGGCCCGTTATTTCGATTTCTTTTTCTGTACCGCCTCCCCGTTTCCAAGAAGGCGGCACGCTGTCTTTACAATATATCAATGAACTTGTTTCTCTATTCTCGTTCGCCCTGTTTCCCAAAGCGGCTGCAAATGTACAGCCTTTTTTTTATCCGCCAAGCTTTTTTGAAAAAAAATTATTTTTTCCTTTTGCCGGACGATATCGGATACAGAACCTATATGAACGCAGTGCTCCGAACACCCTTTCCGCCAATTCCCGAATTGCTTCGTTAGCGGGGTGCAAATCTACCACCCTTTTTTAAATCCACAAGGATTTTTACAAACTTTTTTTGCCTTTTTTAAAGGCCCCCGCACAACACCCTGTCAACAAGCATCTTGCGCACGGAAATTTCCCCGAAAAAGGGAAATCAATTTAATACTTTTTCCCATAACGGCAAAATATCGGAACGTTAAATTTGCAGCCACCCCGCGTTAGGCCTGCCCGCAGGTAGGCAGGGGCGCAGCGGCATCCCCGAAGCAAAGCAAGGGATACAGCACAGCGCACGGCCCGACACAAGGAGGGAACGCCCAAACAACTACACTATATATGTATATAAATAAAATCGTACCTATATATATTGCCAACATAAATACTAGATGTTATCTTTGCAGACTTATTACGACAAAAAAAGCATGATCAAAATAACTTTACCAGACGGGAGCATTAGGGAATATGCCGAAGGAACAACCCCTTTAGACGTCGCCAAAAGCATAAGTGAAGGTTTGGCACGAAATATAATTTCAGCAAAATTTAATGGGGTCACCGTTGAAACCGTAACACCATTAAAGGAAGATGGATCCCTAATCCTTTACAGCTGGAACGACAAGGAAGGAAAAACTGCATTTTGGCATTCCACTTCCCACGTTGTGGCCCAAGCTCTGGAAGAATTATACCCAGGTGTAAAACTGACTATAGGACCTGCCATTGAAAACGGGTTTTATTATGATGTAGATTTACCCGACGGCACCATTTCCGAAAAGGACTTTCCCGAAATTGAAAAGAAAGCCTTGGAAATTGCCAGGGGAAAACATGATTTTAAGATGCGCTCCGCCACCAAAGCAGAAGCATTACAACTATACCAAACCCAAGGAAACCAATATAAGGTAGAACTTATAGAAAATCTGGAAGACGGTACCATCACCTTCTGCGACCATGACACCTTTACCGATCTATGTAGAGGAGGACACATACCCAATACGGGTATCATAAAAGCCATTAAAATACTGAGCGTAGCCGGTGCCTATTGGAGAGGAAACGAAAAAAACAATCAGTTGACTAGGGTCTATGGTATTTCCTTTCCAAAGCAGAAGGAACTTACCGAGTACCTAGAACTATTGGAAGAGGCCAAAAAAAGGGACCATAGAAAACTGGGCAAGGAATTGGAACTGTTCACTTTCTCCCAAAAAGTAGGACAAGGACTCCCCTTATGGCTTCCCAAGGGAGCTGCTTTACGGGAGCGCTTGGAGAATTTTTTAAAGAAGGCACAGAAGAAAGCCGGATACGAGATGGTGGTTACCCCACATATTGGACAAAAGGAACTTTATGTAACCTCTGGACATTATGCCAAATACGGGGAAGACAGCTTTCAACCTATAAAAACCCCAAAAGAAGATGAGGAGTTCTTGTTGAAGCCAATGAACTGTCCGCACCACTGTGAAATATACAACACCAAGCCATTTAGTTATAGGGAGCTTCCAAAAAGATATGCGGAATTCGGAACAGTTTACCGTTACGAGCAAAGTGGAGAACTACATGGTCTTACCAGAGTACGTGGTTTTACGCAGGATGATGCCCACATTTTCTGTACTCCAGATCAGTTGGCAGACGAGTTCAAGAATGTAATAGACCTTACCTTATATGTATTGGGTTCCTTGGGCTTTGGTAATTTTACGGCCCAAGTCTCCGTAAGGGATTTGGAAAAACCCGAGAAATATATCGGTTCTGTTGAAAACTGGGAAAAGGCTGAAAACGCCATAATAAATGCAGCCAAGGAAAAAGGTCTTGATTTTGTCATAGAAAGCGGTGAAGCGGCATTTTATGGCCCAAAGCTGGATTTCATGGTTAAAGACGCCCTTGGAAGAAACTGGCAGTTGGGAACCATCCAAGTGGATTACAATTTACCAGAGCGATTTGACCTTACCTATAAAGGTAGCGATAACGAATTGCACAGACCGGTTATGATCCACAGGGCTCCTTTTGGGAGTATGGAACGTTTTATAGCCTTATTATTGGAACATACAGGTGGGAATTTTCCACTTTGGCTCATGCCAGAGCAAGCTATTATCCTCCCTGTCAGCGAAAAACATGAAATATATGCCCAAAAAGTTTTAAATTCCTTGGAAAATAACGACATTCGCGCCCTCATTGACAACCGAAATGAAACGGTAGGCAAGAAAATACGTGAAGCAGAGATGAATAAAATCCCATTTATGCTGATTGTAGGGGAGAATGAAGAAAAAGAGGAAACCATTTCCATTAGGAGGCACGGTGGCGAAGATTTAGGTGCCATTTCCGTAAAAGCCTTTACCGACTTGGTAATAAATGAAATAAACAGTACCTTAAAGTCGTTTTAAAAAAAAAGTTTAACTAAAAAGATTACGTCATAGCAATTAGAAAAAGATTTAGACCCCAACCTAGGAGGGAAAACAAAAACCCTCACAACATTAATGAAAGTATTTCATCGCCAAAGGTTAGGTTGGTTGGCGACAATGTAGAAGTAGGTGTATACAGCACCCGTGAAGCCTTGGCCAAAGCGGAAGAACTGGAACTGGACTTAGTGGAGATTTCCCCTAAAGCCGATCCTCCAGTGTGTAAAATTATAGATTATAAAAAATTCCTTTACGAGCAAAAGAAAAGGGAAAAGGTCATGAAGGCCAAAGCCACCAAAGTAATCGTAAAAGAAATAAGGTTTGGTCCACAGACTGATGATCACGATTACGAGTTTAAGAAGAAACACGCGGAAAAATTCTTAAAAGATGGTGCCAAGTTAAAGGCTTATGTATTTTTCAAAGGTCGTTCCATTGTTTATAAAGACCAAGGAGAGATACTATTGCTAAAGTTGGCATCCGAATTGGAGGATTTGGGCAAAGTGGAACAAATGCCAAAACTTGAGGGCAAGCGAATGACAATGTTCATTGCCCCAAAAACTAAAAAATAGACCTAGGCCCTATGGCTTTGGTTACGAAAATAAAATGCTAAATATGTTTTAGCATTAAGATAGTAAGCGAGATAAATTAATAAATAGGAAGAAAATGCCTAAACAGAAAACAAAATCCAGTGCCAAAAAGCGATTTAAGCTTACCGGTAGTGGTAAAATTAAAAGAAAGCACGCCTTTAAGAGCCATATTCTAACGAAGAAGTCTAAAAAGCGTAAGCTAGCGTTAACCCACTCTGGATTAGTTCACGAGGCGGATGTTAACAGTATTAAGGAACAATTGCGTTTAAAGTAATCGTTCCCACGGTAATTATTAACCCTGGAGTTAGGCAATAAAAGTATTCTATATTAAAGGATCGCCTACTACAAAAAACAATTTAAATTATGCCAAGATCAGTAAATTCAGTTGCTTCCAGAGCCAGAAGAAAAAAGGTAATGAAGCAGGCCAAAGGATACTTTGGAAGACGTAAAAACGTTTGGACAGTAGCCAAAAATGCGGTTGAAAAAGCAATGTTATATGCTTACAGAGATCGTAGAAACAAGAAAAGAAATTTCCGTTCCCTATGGATTACCCGTATCAATGCTGGTGCCAGATTGCACGGAATGTCCTATTCCCAGTTTATGGGCAAGGTAAAAGCCAACAACATAGAGCTAAACCGTAAGGTATTGGCAGATTTGGCCATGAACCACCCAGAGGCTTTCAAAGCTATTGTGAACAAAGTAAAATAAATTAATAAACTTATCTCGCTTATAAGTAAAAAGCCTGCTCCATAGGGAACAGGCTTTTTTTTGTGGCCTATTTTCAAAATTACAGTTTATTAGGTCGTTTTTATTTTGCTGATAGCCTCCTTAAATTCTTCCCAGTCTATCAACTCATCGCCAGATTTGTCATAACCTTCAATTAGTTTGGAAGAAACAATTCCCCGTAAAAATCCACTAATTTCCGCCTTTTTCAACAATTCAACTATCTCACTTTTCTTGAGTTTCCCATCACCATCCCCATCAAAAAAATTATAGGCCTCCTCCGGCGTTTCAAATTTGTTGGTGATCAGGATCTGTATTTTATCTAAAATCATATCTTTTGTAGCCATATCCTATTCTTTAAAATGCATAATACACTAAATTACTAAATAAAACACAGTTGGCTAAACCCCAAAATAGCTTACCACCAAATTTCTGCCACTGGCATTATTCCTATGTTCGCACAAATAGATACCCTGCCATATTCCTAAATTCAATTTCCCATTGCTAATGGGTATCTGTACGGAAGCCCCCATCAAGGAGGATTTTATATGCGCGGGCATGTCGTCCGAACCTTCATAATCGTGAAGATAATAAGGGGCATTTTCCGGAACCATGATATTCATATGGCTTTCAAAATCTGACCTAACGGTGGAATCCGCATTTTCATTTATGGTCAAGCTTGCTGAAGTATGCTTTATGAACACTTGTAACATGCCCGTTTGAATCCTTTTTATATGTGGAAGGTGTTCCAGTATGGTGTCCGTAATTAAATGGAAGCCCCTGTTATAAGCCCTTAAACGTAATTCTTTCTGGTAAAACAGCATAACAATTGGTATTTGGAATTTATTCAAATTTCGATAAATATTAAGAAATGTGAAACTTTATGTAAGAAGGCCATTAATTAGGACAATATCAAATACCTTTGCAGCTTAATTTATTTGAATGGATTTATCAAAGGTAAAAATGGTAGTCACCGATATGGATGGCACCCTATTGAACTCCAAGCATGAGGTAAGTAGCAAATTCTTCCTATTATTTGAAGAATTAAAAAAAAGGGACATAAAGTTTGTGGCGGCCAGTGGGCGGCAATATAACAGTATTGTGGACAAATTGGATGCCATTAAAGATGATATCATAGTTGTGGCAGAAAATGGAGCTTTTGTAAAAAGGCAGGAGCAGGAATTGCTGGCTACCCCATTGAACTACACTACTATTAAGAATACCATAGAACTATTAAAGAATGTTGAGGGCATACATCCTGTCCTATGCGGAAAAAACAACGCCTATATCAATGGAAATTCCGATGATTTTGTAAACAAATTAAGGGAGTACTATTCCGAGTTTAGCATCTTAAATGACATTGCCTCTTATGATGGTGAAGTCTTAAAAATAGCCATTTACCATTTTGAAAGTTCGGAAAAGTATATTTATCCTTTGGTAAATCATTTGGAGTCCGAATTAAAAGTCAAAGTATCTGGAGAGAATTGGTTGGATATTTCCCATATGAATGCCAACAAAGGATATGCACTGCAACATATTCAAGAGAAATTCGGAATAAGTAGACAGGAGACCATGGTTTTCGGAGATTATAATAATGACCTGGAAATGTTGGCAATGGCCGATTTTAGTTTCGCAATGGCCAATG is from Arenibacter algicola and encodes:
- the thrS gene encoding threonine--tRNA ligase, whose protein sequence is MIKITLPDGSIREYAEGTTPLDVAKSISEGLARNIISAKFNGVTVETVTPLKEDGSLILYSWNDKEGKTAFWHSTSHVVAQALEELYPGVKLTIGPAIENGFYYDVDLPDGTISEKDFPEIEKKALEIARGKHDFKMRSATKAEALQLYQTQGNQYKVELIENLEDGTITFCDHDTFTDLCRGGHIPNTGIIKAIKILSVAGAYWRGNEKNNQLTRVYGISFPKQKELTEYLELLEEAKKRDHRKLGKELELFTFSQKVGQGLPLWLPKGAALRERLENFLKKAQKKAGYEMVVTPHIGQKELYVTSGHYAKYGEDSFQPIKTPKEDEEFLLKPMNCPHHCEIYNTKPFSYRELPKRYAEFGTVYRYEQSGELHGLTRVRGFTQDDAHIFCTPDQLADEFKNVIDLTLYVLGSLGFGNFTAQVSVRDLEKPEKYIGSVENWEKAENAIINAAKEKGLDFVIESGEAAFYGPKLDFMVKDALGRNWQLGTIQVDYNLPERFDLTYKGSDNELHRPVMIHRAPFGSMERFIALLLEHTGGNFPLWLMPEQAIILPVSEKHEIYAQKVLNSLENNDIRALIDNRNETVGKKIREAEMNKIPFMLIVGENEEKEETISIRRHGGEDLGAISVKAFTDLVINEINSTLKSF
- the infC gene encoding translation initiation factor IF-3, whose protein sequence is MAIRKRFRPQPRRENKNPHNINESISSPKVRLVGDNVEVGVYSTREALAKAEELELDLVEISPKADPPVCKIIDYKKFLYEQKKREKVMKAKATKVIVKEIRFGPQTDDHDYEFKKKHAEKFLKDGAKLKAYVFFKGRSIVYKDQGEILLLKLASELEDLGKVEQMPKLEGKRMTMFIAPKTKK
- the rpmI gene encoding 50S ribosomal protein L35, which produces MPKQKTKSSAKKRFKLTGSGKIKRKHAFKSHILTKKSKKRKLALTHSGLVHEADVNSIKEQLRLK
- the rplT gene encoding 50S ribosomal protein L20 codes for the protein MPRSVNSVASRARRKKVMKQAKGYFGRRKNVWTVAKNAVEKAMLYAYRDRRNKKRNFRSLWITRINAGARLHGMSYSQFMGKVKANNIELNRKVLADLAMNHPEAFKAIVNKVK
- a CDS encoding EF-hand domain-containing protein, translating into MATKDMILDKIQILITNKFETPEEAYNFFDGDGDGKLKKSEIVELLKKAEISGFLRGIVSSKLIEGYDKSGDELIDWEEFKEAISKIKTT
- a CDS encoding secondary thiamine-phosphate synthase enzyme YjbQ — encoded protein: MLFYQKELRLRAYNRGFHLITDTILEHLPHIKRIQTGMLQVFIKHTSASLTINENADSTVRSDFESHMNIMVPENAPYYLHDYEGSDDMPAHIKSSLMGASVQIPISNGKLNLGIWQGIYLCEHRNNASGRNLVVSYFGV
- a CDS encoding HAD family hydrolase, with amino-acid sequence MDLSKVKMVVTDMDGTLLNSKHEVSSKFFLLFEELKKRDIKFVAASGRQYNSIVDKLDAIKDDIIVVAENGAFVKRQEQELLATPLNYTTIKNTIELLKNVEGIHPVLCGKNNAYINGNSDDFVNKLREYYSEFSILNDIASYDGEVLKIAIYHFESSEKYIYPLVNHLESELKVKVSGENWLDISHMNANKGYALQHIQEKFGISRQETMVFGDYNNDLEMLAMADFSFAMANAHPNVFEAANYRADSNDNNGVEKILELMLSQT